From Streptomyces durmitorensis, a single genomic window includes:
- the proP gene encoding glycine betaine/L-proline transporter ProP, with the protein MAAHDEAEADTEAVKRHRTLFRAAKRRANPPLRRTDITVTDDAAVKRAVKAASLGNAMEWFDFGIYSYLAVTIGHVFFPSGNDTVQLISSFATFAVSFLVRPIGGMVFGPMGDKIGRKKVLALTMIMMAIGTLAIGLIPSYATIGFWAPVLLIFFRLVQGFSTGGEYGGASTFIAEYAPDKRRGYFGSFLEMGTLAGYTGAAGLVLILNTALGSAAMESWGWRVPFLVAGPLGLVGLYLRLKLDETPAFQKMEDATFHAASEGASTVETTAKGDLAKIFTNYWPTLILCIALVGAYNVTDYMLLSYMPTYLSDELGYDDSHGLLILIGTMVILMLIISQVGKLSDRFGRKPLLMTGMVSFFVLSIPAFLLIKQGSLLAVSGGMLMLGLSLVCLLGTMSATLPALFPTSVRYGSLSVGYNISASLFGGTAPLVITSLISITGTDMIPAYYSMAAALVGIVAVACLKETAQKPLSGSPPSVETKQEAAELVEAAAPTPRF; encoded by the coding sequence ATGGCGGCCCACGACGAGGCAGAGGCCGATACAGAGGCTGTGAAGCGCCACCGCACCCTCTTCCGAGCCGCCAAACGGCGCGCGAATCCACCACTGCGCCGCACGGACATCACGGTCACGGACGATGCCGCGGTCAAGCGGGCGGTCAAAGCGGCCTCGCTCGGAAATGCCATGGAGTGGTTCGACTTCGGCATCTACAGCTACCTGGCCGTCACCATCGGCCACGTCTTCTTCCCTTCCGGGAACGACACGGTCCAGCTGATCTCCTCCTTCGCGACCTTCGCGGTGTCCTTCCTCGTGCGGCCCATCGGCGGCATGGTCTTCGGCCCGATGGGCGACAAGATCGGCCGCAAGAAGGTCCTCGCGCTGACGATGATCATGATGGCGATCGGCACCCTCGCCATCGGCCTGATCCCGTCCTACGCCACGATCGGCTTCTGGGCCCCGGTCCTGCTGATCTTCTTCCGCCTCGTGCAGGGCTTCTCGACGGGCGGTGAGTACGGCGGCGCGTCCACCTTCATCGCCGAGTACGCCCCCGACAAGCGCCGCGGCTACTTCGGCAGCTTCCTGGAGATGGGCACCCTCGCCGGCTACACGGGCGCGGCCGGCCTGGTCCTCATCCTCAACACGGCACTCGGCTCCGCGGCCATGGAGTCGTGGGGCTGGCGCGTCCCGTTCCTCGTCGCGGGCCCGCTCGGCCTCGTCGGCCTCTACCTGCGGCTGAAGCTCGACGAGACGCCCGCGTTCCAGAAGATGGAGGACGCCACCTTCCACGCGGCGTCCGAGGGCGCCTCCACCGTGGAGACCACCGCCAAGGGCGACCTGGCGAAGATCTTCACCAACTACTGGCCCACGCTGATCCTGTGCATCGCCCTGGTCGGCGCGTACAACGTCACCGACTACATGCTCCTGTCGTACATGCCGACGTACCTCTCGGACGAACTCGGCTACGACGACTCGCACGGCCTGCTGATCCTCATCGGCACGATGGTGATCCTGATGCTGATCATCAGCCAGGTCGGCAAGCTCTCCGACCGCTTCGGCCGCAAGCCGCTCCTGATGACGGGAATGGTCAGCTTCTTCGTCCTCTCGATCCCGGCGTTCCTCCTGATCAAGCAGGGCAGCCTTCTGGCAGTCTCGGGCGGCATGCTCATGCTCGGCCTCTCCCTGGTCTGCCTGCTCGGCACAATGTCGGCAACGCTCCCGGCCCTGTTCCCCACGTCGGTCCGCTACGGCTCCCTGTCGGTCGGCTACAACATCTCCGCCTCCCTCTTCGGCGGCACGGCCCCCCTGGTCATCACATCGCTGATCAGCATCACGGGGACGGACATGATCCCGGCGTACTACTCGATGGCGGCGGCACTGGTCGGCATAGTGGCGGTGGCCTGCCTGAAGGAAACAGCCCAGAAGCCACTGTCGGGCTCGCCCCCGTCGGTGGAGACGAAGCAGGAGGCGGCAGAACTGGTGGAGGCCGCCGCACCTACGCCGAGGTTCTGA
- the bcp gene encoding thioredoxin-dependent thiol peroxidase, whose protein sequence is MSERLTPGETAPAFTLPDADGKDVSLADHKGRKVIVYFYPAALTPGCTKQACDFTDNLDALATAGYDVIGVSPDKPEKLAKFREQENLKVTLVGDPSKETLEAYGAFGEKKLYGKTVTGVIRSTIVVDEAGKVEHAFYNVKATGHVAKIIKDLGI, encoded by the coding sequence ATGAGCGAGCGACTCACCCCCGGCGAGACGGCCCCGGCCTTCACCCTGCCGGACGCGGACGGCAAGGACGTCTCCCTGGCCGACCACAAGGGCCGCAAGGTCATCGTGTACTTCTACCCGGCCGCCCTCACCCCCGGCTGCACCAAGCAGGCCTGCGACTTCACCGACAACCTCGACGCGCTCGCGACCGCGGGCTACGACGTCATCGGCGTGTCCCCGGACAAGCCGGAGAAGCTGGCGAAGTTCCGCGAGCAGGAGAACCTCAAGGTCACGCTGGTCGGCGACCCCTCCAAGGAGACCCTGGAGGCGTACGGCGCCTTCGGCGAGAAGAAGCTGTACGGCAAGACCGTGACCGGCGTCATCCGCTCCACGATCGTGGTCGACGAGGCGGGCAAGGTCGAGCACGCGTTCTACAACGTCAAGGCGACCGGCCACGTAGCCAAGATCATCAAGGACCTTGGCATCTGA
- a CDS encoding DUF3618 domain-containing protein, which produces MSDTSDIRTPAQIEADIKRRRETLAETLDEIGVRVHPKTIVGDAKAKVVAGFDNSLGRVYVGANRVISDVRGQLVTEDGAPRLERVVPVALVVVGLVGLLTVSSRRRKR; this is translated from the coding sequence GTGTCGGACACGTCGGATATCAGGACCCCGGCGCAGATCGAGGCGGACATCAAGCGCCGTCGCGAGACGCTCGCCGAGACGCTCGACGAGATCGGGGTGCGGGTCCACCCGAAGACGATCGTCGGTGACGCGAAGGCCAAGGTCGTCGCGGGCTTCGACAACTCCCTCGGCCGGGTGTACGTCGGTGCCAATCGCGTCATCTCGGACGTGCGGGGCCAGCTGGTGACCGAGGACGGTGCGCCGCGTCTGGAGCGCGTCGTGCCGGTGGCGCTGGTGGTCGTGGGGCTCGTGGGGCTGCTCACGGTGAGTTCGCGCCGCCGCAAGCGCTGA
- a CDS encoding GroES family chaperonin — protein sequence MLHDRVLVRQDTGEGERRSGGGILIPATAAVGRRLAWAEVVAVGQNVRAVEPGDRVLYDPEDRAEVEVRGVAYVLMRERDLHAVAADRFEGSEDSTGLYL from the coding sequence ATGCTGCACGACCGCGTGCTGGTGCGGCAGGACACAGGTGAGGGCGAGCGCAGGTCGGGCGGCGGCATCCTGATCCCCGCGACCGCCGCGGTCGGCAGGCGTCTGGCCTGGGCCGAGGTCGTCGCCGTCGGGCAGAACGTGCGCGCGGTGGAGCCGGGTGACCGGGTCCTGTACGACCCCGAGGACCGGGCCGAGGTGGAGGTGCGGGGCGTGGCGTACGTGCTGATGCGCGAGCGCGATCTGCATGCCGTGGCCGCCGACCGGTTCGAGGGCTCCGAGGACTCGACCGGGCTGTATCTGTAG
- a CDS encoding DMT family transporter, translating into MAWVLLIVAGLLEVGWSIGMKFTEGFTRLWPSVFTGLGIVASMLLLSHAAKTLPIGTAYGVWVGIGAAGAAVVGMMVLGEPATAARIFFVVLLLVAVVGLKATSGH; encoded by the coding sequence GTGGCCTGGGTTCTGTTGATCGTCGCCGGTCTGCTCGAAGTGGGCTGGTCGATCGGGATGAAGTTCACCGAGGGGTTCACCCGGCTGTGGCCGAGCGTGTTCACCGGCCTCGGGATCGTCGCGAGCATGCTGCTGCTCTCCCATGCCGCCAAGACGCTGCCCATCGGTACGGCGTACGGCGTGTGGGTCGGCATCGGTGCTGCCGGTGCGGCGGTGGTCGGGATGATGGTGCTCGGTGAGCCCGCCACCGCCGCCCGGATCTTCTTCGTCGTGCTGCTGCTCGTGGCCGTCGTGGGTCTGAAGGCGACCTCGGGGCACTAG
- a CDS encoding transglycosylase domain-containing protein has product MSSDEPQQQGAKGPEGWAPREPVDTPDETPEESSEAPAGKKGKKKRPKRKGWRRIFPTWRMVLGGFILLILLCVGGFVAGYMIVDIPPANAAATAQSNVYLYADGSQLARDGEVNRENVPLSQIPKKVQHAALAAEDRDFYSESAVDPKAMVRAAWNTVTGKGKQSGSTITQQFVKNYYLGQEQTITRKAKEFFISIKLDREVSKNDILAGYLNTSYFGRNAYGVQAAAQAYFGEDVKDLDTAQGAYLATLLNSPNAYDVATHPENKQRAVGRWNYVLDGMVKEGWLSAAERAKTKFPTPKEAKGASGLSGQRGYLVQAVEDYLTSNDIVDEDTLAKGGYRITTTLQKNRQDAFKEAVDDQVMSKVDKDARKVDRNVRAGGASIDPDTGKVVAMYGGIDYTKQYVNNATRRDYQVGSTFKPFVFTSAVENGSVTQDGRTITPNTIYDGTNKRPVQGWDGGTYAPENEDDVNYGNITVRAATDKSVNSVYAQMAVDVGSDKVKDTAIALGVPESTPDLTASPSIALGPSTASVLDMTEAYATLANHGKHGTYTMVERVTKDGQEIELPEKKTAQAVSREAADTTTSILQSVVDGGTGTAAQAAGRPAAGKTGTAEEDQAAWFAGYTPELATVVSVMGQDPDTGAHTPLYGALGQPRINGGAYPAQIWAQFTRDALEGEPVRDFDLELEEGADVPEIPDPTDVEPDPATGGAATGGDDDTQGQDQGQTQGQDQGQTQGQDQGQTQGQDQGQTQGQDQGQTQGQTDGGATVDGGTADGGTTADPGAAQGQTDGSTADGGTGADAGALGGLTDGSTTRRRGEPAQ; this is encoded by the coding sequence ATGAGCAGCGACGAGCCGCAGCAGCAGGGCGCCAAGGGACCAGAGGGCTGGGCGCCCCGCGAACCCGTGGACACCCCCGATGAGACCCCTGAGGAGTCGTCAGAGGCACCCGCAGGCAAGAAGGGCAAGAAGAAACGCCCCAAGCGCAAGGGCTGGCGGCGGATCTTCCCCACCTGGCGCATGGTGCTCGGCGGGTTCATCCTGCTGATCCTGCTCTGCGTCGGTGGCTTCGTCGCGGGCTACATGATCGTCGACATCCCGCCGGCCAACGCGGCCGCCACCGCGCAGAGCAACGTCTACCTCTACGCCGACGGCAGCCAACTGGCCCGCGACGGCGAGGTCAACCGCGAGAACGTACCGCTGAGCCAGATCCCCAAGAAGGTCCAGCACGCCGCGCTCGCCGCCGAGGACCGGGACTTCTACAGCGAGTCCGCGGTCGACCCCAAGGCGATGGTCCGCGCCGCCTGGAACACCGTCACCGGCAAGGGCAAGCAGTCCGGCTCGACGATCACCCAGCAGTTCGTGAAGAACTACTACCTGGGCCAGGAGCAGACGATCACCCGCAAGGCGAAGGAGTTCTTCATCTCCATCAAGCTGGACCGCGAGGTGAGCAAGAACGACATCCTCGCCGGGTATCTCAACACCAGCTACTTCGGACGCAACGCGTACGGCGTGCAGGCCGCGGCCCAGGCCTACTTCGGCGAGGACGTCAAGGACCTGGACACCGCGCAGGGCGCCTATCTGGCGACGCTCCTCAACTCCCCCAACGCGTACGACGTGGCGACCCACCCGGAGAACAAGCAGCGCGCCGTGGGCCGCTGGAACTACGTCCTGGACGGCATGGTCAAGGAGGGGTGGCTCAGCGCCGCCGAACGCGCGAAGACCAAGTTCCCGACGCCGAAGGAGGCCAAGGGCGCCTCCGGCCTCTCCGGGCAGCGCGGTTACCTCGTGCAGGCCGTCGAGGACTACCTGACGTCCAACGACATCGTCGACGAGGACACCCTGGCCAAGGGCGGCTACCGCATCACCACCACCCTCCAGAAGAACCGCCAGGACGCCTTCAAGGAGGCCGTCGACGACCAGGTGATGTCCAAGGTCGACAAGGACGCCCGCAAGGTCGACCGCAACGTGCGCGCGGGCGGCGCCTCGATCGACCCGGACACCGGCAAGGTCGTCGCGATGTACGGCGGCATCGACTACACCAAGCAGTACGTCAACAACGCCACGCGCCGCGACTACCAAGTGGGCTCCACCTTCAAGCCGTTCGTCTTCACCTCGGCCGTGGAGAACGGCTCGGTCACCCAGGACGGCCGCACGATCACCCCGAACACGATCTACGACGGCACCAACAAGCGCCCGGTGCAGGGCTGGGACGGCGGGACGTACGCCCCCGAGAACGAGGACGACGTCAACTACGGCAACATCACCGTCCGCGCCGCCACCGACAAGTCCGTCAACTCCGTCTACGCGCAGATGGCCGTCGACGTCGGCTCGGACAAGGTCAAGGACACGGCGATCGCCCTCGGCGTCCCGGAGTCCACCCCCGACCTGACCGCGTCACCCTCCATCGCGCTCGGCCCGTCCACGGCCTCCGTCCTGGACATGACGGAGGCGTACGCGACGCTCGCCAACCACGGCAAGCACGGCACGTACACGATGGTCGAGAGGGTCACCAAGGACGGCCAGGAGATCGAACTGCCGGAGAAGAAGACCGCGCAGGCCGTCAGCCGCGAGGCCGCCGACACCACCACGTCCATCCTGCAGAGCGTCGTCGACGGCGGCACGGGCACGGCGGCGCAGGCCGCGGGCCGCCCGGCGGCCGGCAAGACCGGCACCGCGGAGGAGGACCAGGCCGCCTGGTTCGCGGGCTACACCCCCGAACTCGCCACGGTGGTCTCCGTGATGGGCCAGGATCCGGACACCGGCGCGCACACGCCGCTGTACGGGGCGCTCGGCCAGCCGCGTATCAACGGCGGCGCCTACCCCGCCCAGATCTGGGCGCAGTTCACCAGGGACGCCCTGGAGGGCGAGCCGGTGCGGGACTTCGACCTGGAGCTGGAGGAGGGCGCCGACGTGCCGGAGATCCCCGACCCCACGGACGTCGAGCCGGACCCGGCGACCGGCGGCGCGGCCACCGGCGGCGACGACGACACGCAGGGCCAGGACCAGGGCCAGACCCAAGGTCAGGACCAGGGCCAGACGCAGGGCCAGGACCAAGGGCAGACCCAGGGCCAGGACCAGGGGCAGACCCAGGGGCAGGATCAGGGGCAGACGCAGGGCCAGACGGACGGCGGTGCCACCGTCGACGGCGGAACGGCCGACGGCGGCACCACCGCCGATCCGGGCGCCGCCCAGGGGCAGACCGACGGCTCCACCGCCGACGGCGGTACGGGTGCCGACGCCGGAGCCCTGGGCGGCCTGACGGACGGCTCGACCACCAGAAGGCGGGGCGAACCCGCCCAGTAG
- a CDS encoding ABC transporter permease: MRVRTGRFRLYAAVAGAGFRRYATYRIATLAGVFTNTVFGLILAYTYIALWDERPGLGGYDQAQALTFVWLGQGLLTVMSLMGGGFEGELIERIRSGDIAVDLYRPVDLQAWWLATDLGRALFQLLGRGVAPMVVGSLVFDLALPTDPLQWLAFLLAVLLGVVVSFSIRFLVALCAFWLMDGAGVTQIAMLAGTFFSGMLLPLNVFPGALGEIARALPWSALLQVPADVFLGKHTGVDLLQTYAFQIGWAAALLTAGRLLQAVATRRVVVQGG, translated from the coding sequence ATGCGTGTGCGTACAGGACGGTTCCGCTTGTACGCGGCCGTCGCCGGAGCGGGCTTCAGGCGGTACGCCACCTATCGGATCGCCACCCTGGCGGGCGTGTTCACCAACACCGTCTTCGGGCTGATCCTGGCGTACACGTACATCGCACTCTGGGACGAGCGGCCGGGGCTCGGCGGCTACGACCAGGCGCAGGCACTGACGTTCGTATGGCTGGGGCAGGGGCTGCTCACGGTGATGTCGTTGATGGGCGGTGGCTTCGAGGGCGAGCTGATCGAGCGGATCCGCTCGGGAGACATCGCGGTCGATCTGTACCGGCCCGTCGACCTGCAGGCCTGGTGGCTCGCGACCGACCTGGGCCGGGCCCTGTTCCAGCTGCTCGGGCGCGGTGTCGCGCCGATGGTGGTCGGCTCCCTCGTCTTCGACCTGGCCCTGCCCACCGATCCGCTGCAATGGCTCGCGTTCCTGCTCGCCGTGTTGCTCGGCGTGGTGGTCAGCTTCTCGATCCGCTTCCTGGTGGCGCTCTGCGCGTTCTGGCTGATGGACGGCGCGGGCGTGACCCAGATCGCGATGCTCGCGGGCACCTTCTTCTCCGGGATGCTGCTCCCGCTGAACGTCTTCCCGGGCGCCCTGGGCGAGATCGCCCGCGCCCTGCCCTGGTCGGCTCTGCTCCAGGTGCCCGCCGATGTGTTCCTCGGCAAGCACACGGGCGTGGACCTGCTCCAGACGTACGCCTTCCAGATCGGCTGGGCGGCGGCGCTCCTCACGGCCGGGCGGCTGTTGCAGGCGGTCGCCACGCGACGGGTGGTGGTCCAGGGTGGCTGA
- a CDS encoding ABC transporter permease: protein MWIRSLMAYRLSFAMTALGNLAVTAFDFAAILLMFSQVDRLGGYSLPEIAFLYGASGTAFGLTDLAMGSMDRLGRRVRDGTLDTLLVRPVPVIAQVAADRFGLHRIGRVVQGVLVLTYALVVLDIDWTPLKVLMIPLMLLCGSGIFAAVWVAGAAFQFLAQDAAEVQSAFTYGGNTLLQYPPTVFTKDMVRGVTFVLPLAFVNWIPALYVLGRPYPLDLPTWVAFTPPLVAAVLLALAGLAWRTGLRSYRSTGS, encoded by the coding sequence ATGTGGATCCGCTCCCTGATGGCCTACCGGCTGTCCTTCGCGATGACCGCGCTGGGCAACCTCGCGGTGACGGCGTTCGACTTCGCCGCGATCCTGCTGATGTTCTCCCAGGTGGACCGGCTCGGCGGCTACTCGCTGCCCGAGATCGCCTTCCTGTACGGCGCTTCGGGCACCGCGTTCGGGCTCACGGACCTCGCCATGGGGTCCATGGACCGGCTGGGGAGGCGGGTGCGTGACGGCACGCTCGACACGCTCCTGGTGCGGCCCGTCCCGGTGATCGCGCAGGTCGCCGCCGACCGGTTCGGCCTGCACCGCATCGGGCGCGTCGTCCAGGGGGTGCTCGTCCTCACGTACGCGCTCGTGGTCCTGGACATCGACTGGACCCCGCTGAAGGTCCTGATGATCCCGTTGATGCTGCTCTGCGGATCGGGGATCTTCGCGGCCGTGTGGGTGGCGGGCGCGGCCTTCCAGTTCCTCGCGCAGGACGCGGCCGAGGTGCAGAGCGCCTTCACCTACGGCGGCAACACGCTGCTCCAGTATCCGCCGACCGTCTTCACCAAGGACATGGTGCGCGGGGTGACCTTCGTGCTGCCGCTCGCCTTCGTGAATTGGATCCCCGCGCTGTACGTCCTCGGGCGCCCCTATCCGCTGGACCTGCCGACGTGGGTGGCGTTCACGCCGCCGCTGGTGGCCGCCGTCCTTCTCGCGCTCGCGGGCCTCGCCTGGCGCACGGGCCTTCGTTCGTACCGCAGCACAGGGAGCTGA
- a CDS encoding ABC transporter ATP-binding protein, with translation MEPDLIELDGVEKVFDVAKKTGFLRREKHEVRAVDGISFTVPRGEMVGYIGPNGAGKSTTIKMLTGILTPSGGRLRVAGIDPSRERTRLARRIGVVFGQRTTLWWDLPLIDSYRLMHRMYRIPDARFKENLDRCVELLELGALLDVPVRQLSLGQRMRGDIAAALLHDPEVLYLDEPTIGLDVISKAKVRQFLRDLNAEAGTTVLLTTHDLTDIEQLCKRVMVIDHGRLMYDGALAGLHEVGESERTLVVDLERELPPIEVESARVVKVEGPRQWLAFPAAESAAPLVARVAERYPMVDLSVREPDIEAVIAKMYAEKATS, from the coding sequence GTGGAACCAGACCTCATTGAGCTCGACGGCGTCGAGAAGGTCTTCGACGTCGCCAAGAAGACCGGCTTCCTGCGGCGCGAGAAGCACGAGGTGCGTGCCGTCGACGGCATCAGCTTCACCGTGCCGCGCGGCGAGATGGTCGGCTACATCGGGCCGAACGGCGCGGGCAAGTCGACGACGATCAAGATGCTGACCGGCATCCTGACGCCCAGCGGAGGGCGGCTGCGCGTGGCGGGCATCGACCCGTCCCGCGAGCGCACCCGCCTGGCGCGGCGCATCGGCGTGGTCTTCGGCCAGCGCACCACCCTGTGGTGGGACCTGCCGCTGATCGACTCGTACCGCCTGATGCACCGCATGTACCGGATCCCGGACGCCCGCTTCAAGGAGAACCTCGACCGCTGCGTCGAACTCCTGGAGCTGGGCGCCCTGTTGGACGTCCCCGTGCGCCAGCTCTCGCTCGGCCAGCGGATGCGCGGCGACATCGCGGCGGCGCTGCTCCACGATCCCGAGGTGCTTTACCTGGACGAGCCGACGATCGGCCTCGACGTGATCAGCAAGGCCAAAGTGCGCCAGTTCCTGCGGGACTTGAACGCGGAGGCGGGCACGACGGTCCTGCTCACCACGCACGACCTCACCGACATCGAGCAGCTCTGCAAGCGCGTGATGGTGATCGACCACGGCCGCCTGATGTACGACGGCGCGCTTGCCGGTCTGCACGAGGTGGGCGAGAGCGAGCGGACCCTGGTCGTGGACCTGGAACGCGAACTTCCGCCCATCGAGGTGGAGTCGGCGCGGGTGGTGAAGGTGGAGGGCCCGCGGCAGTGGCTGGCCTTCCCGGCTGCGGAGTCGGCAGCTCCGCTTGTCGCCCGGGTCGCGGAGCGGTATCCGATGGTCGACCTCTCGGTCAGGGAACCCGACATCGAGGCGGTCATCGCCAAGATGTACGCGGAGAAGGCGACCTCGTAG
- a CDS encoding DUF1707 SHOCT-like domain-containing protein — MTDEQPHLPDLRAADADRERVAERLRDAVAEGRLDMEEFEERLDATYKARTYGELEPITRDLPDVGAKISMVKGPASRDPDAIDWSERMVSGEPTSKLGFAFWGGFSRKGGWVVGRQFDGIAVWGGGEIDLREARFTERDVEIRCWTVMGGMQVIVPPEMNVLVKGFGFMGGFDDKATGEGTPGSPRVVVKGFALMGGVGVDRKIRRAEKLRLKEERRRERLERREARHELHARKREERD, encoded by the coding sequence ATGACCGACGAGCAGCCTCATCTCCCGGACCTTCGGGCCGCCGACGCCGACCGTGAACGCGTCGCCGAACGACTCCGTGACGCCGTGGCCGAGGGCCGCCTCGACATGGAGGAGTTCGAGGAGCGCCTGGACGCGACGTACAAGGCACGTACGTACGGCGAGCTCGAGCCGATCACCCGGGATCTGCCGGACGTGGGCGCCAAGATCTCCATGGTGAAGGGCCCGGCGAGCCGCGATCCCGACGCCATCGACTGGTCCGAGCGGATGGTGAGCGGCGAACCGACGTCGAAGCTCGGCTTCGCCTTCTGGGGCGGTTTCAGCCGCAAGGGCGGCTGGGTGGTCGGCCGGCAGTTCGACGGGATCGCGGTGTGGGGCGGCGGCGAGATCGACCTGCGCGAGGCGCGGTTCACGGAGCGCGACGTGGAGATCCGCTGCTGGACCGTCATGGGCGGCATGCAGGTCATCGTGCCGCCGGAGATGAACGTCCTGGTCAAGGGCTTCGGCTTCATGGGCGGCTTCGACGACAAGGCGACCGGCGAGGGCACCCCCGGTTCGCCCCGCGTCGTCGTCAAGGGCTTCGCCCTGATGGGCGGCGTCGGCGTGGACCGCAAGATCCGCAGGGCCGAGAAGCTGCGCCTGAAGGAGGAGCGCCGCCGCGAGCGCCTGGAGCGGCGCGAGGCGCGGCACGAGCTGCACGCGCGCAAGCGCGAGGAGCGGGACTGA
- a CDS encoding SGNH/GDSL hydrolase family protein, whose protein sequence is MTKRHGYALLAAVLAVIVVISAAIYLGVSTDDGSQDTISAGPRGPRNSAAPASAGTWVGTWAASPAAAEPNTHRNGFAGRSIRNVVHTSVGGDSARITLSNLYGQQPLSITHASIAVAAGANNPAAAPGTLRRLAFNGNTSVVIPAGQQVMSDAVRLRVPHDVDLLVTTFSPTPSGPATFHPHARQVSYIAEGDRTEDPNGAAYTQQSTSWRYLSAVDVLSNESNGTVVVFGDSLTDGISSTMGANARWTDTLADRLREESGAPRYGVVNEGISGNRILSDGNGTPADNPSGLTRFDRDVLDRSGIKAVVVALGVNDILRNPHQNDPDRIVEGLRELTRQAHTRGLRVVGATLMPFGGHRGYEPGLENVRQAVNEQIRDGKVFDEFVDFDRALRDPYDPRKLRGQYDSGDHLHPSDLGYRKMAETFNLTHLRGSAAAEL, encoded by the coding sequence ATGACCAAGCGTCACGGTTATGCCCTGCTTGCCGCGGTCCTCGCGGTAATAGTGGTGATTTCCGCCGCCATATACCTCGGTGTATCCACCGACGACGGATCTCAGGACACCATCAGCGCGGGGCCCCGCGGCCCGCGCAACTCCGCGGCGCCCGCCTCCGCGGGCACCTGGGTCGGTACGTGGGCCGCATCCCCCGCGGCAGCCGAACCAAACACGCACCGCAACGGCTTCGCGGGCCGCTCCATCCGCAACGTCGTGCACACCAGCGTCGGCGGCGACAGCGCCCGCATCACCCTGTCGAACCTGTACGGGCAGCAGCCGCTGAGCATCACCCACGCCTCCATCGCCGTGGCCGCCGGGGCGAACAACCCGGCCGCGGCGCCGGGCACCCTGCGCCGCCTCGCCTTCAACGGCAACACGTCCGTGGTGATCCCCGCGGGCCAGCAGGTGATGAGCGACGCGGTCAGGCTGCGCGTGCCGCACGACGTCGACCTCCTGGTCACGACGTTCTCGCCGACCCCGTCGGGCCCGGCCACCTTCCACCCGCACGCGCGCCAGGTCAGCTACATCGCCGAGGGCGACCGTACGGAGGACCCGAACGGCGCCGCGTACACCCAGCAGAGCACCTCCTGGCGCTACCTCTCGGCCGTGGACGTCCTGAGCAACGAGTCGAACGGCACCGTCGTCGTCTTCGGTGACTCGCTCACCGACGGCATCTCCTCCACCATGGGCGCCAACGCCCGCTGGACCGACACCCTCGCCGACCGCCTGCGCGAAGAGTCGGGCGCCCCGCGCTACGGCGTCGTGAACGAGGGCATCAGCGGCAACCGCATCCTCTCGGACGGCAACGGAACCCCCGCGGACAACCCGAGCGGCCTCACACGCTTCGACCGCGACGTCCTCGACCGGTCGGGCATCAAGGCCGTCGTCGTCGCACTCGGCGTCAACGACATCCTGCGCAACCCGCACCAGAACGACCCCGACCGCATCGTCGAGGGCCTGCGGGAGCTGACGCGGCAGGCGCACACACGCGGTCTTCGGGTCGTCGGGGCGACCCTGATGCCGTTCGGCGGCCACCGGGGGTACGAGCCGGGTCTTGAGAACGTGCGCCAGGCCGTGAACGAGCAGATCCGTGACGGCAAGGTGTTCGACGAGTTCGTCGACTTCGACCGGGCGCTGCGCGATCCGTACGACCCCCGCAAGCTGCGCGGCCAGTACGACTCGGGCGACCACCTGCACCCGAGCGACCTGGGCTACCGCAAGATGGCGGAGACGTTCAACCTGACGCACCTGCGGGGATCCGCGGCCGCCGAGCTGTAG